In Cicer arietinum cultivar CDC Frontier isolate Library 1 chromosome 7, Cicar.CDCFrontier_v2.0, whole genome shotgun sequence, the genomic window tgtGATTATTAAGTATTAATGTATTTActattatcataaatacaatgtaaaatattaaattaagagtagtttatataataataaatagaagacacaagaaaaatataattaatacaattttaaaaaattgaaaagattaattattttgagataataCAGTAAGTATGaatatagtatatatttttgCCGAGTTTTGAGGAGTGATGAGAATTGAACCTCAAATATAATTAGAATACGACAAATTGTATTATTGTGTTCATATttgatttacaaaataaatattcactataaattttagttttaaaccgttaactacaaaattattttaaaacaaattttacggtattataaaaaattgtattagtattataaatattttgatcaattatttttataatttatttatataaatattattataaaatctattaaagttaataaattaaaagttttgatatatttatttatttaattttgaccgagtagtgaaataaattattttcataattaaaattttaattaaagtcataacaaaaaatgtaatttcaaaataaaataaaatatataaatttagtgatattaaatataaaaaataattaaattcattgatagataatatatctaattaactttgatacatttaaattttcaaatatgaaCATGACTTATGTTGTTGGTtgggtttaaaaaaaaaatggttggtGAGAGGCACAAAACAACcgcactacgcgaaaaaacgcattttacagcgttttttttaagccatttacagcgctttttcaaaaaaataagcgctgtggaatcgagcgtaaataatacaacagcgcttttaaaaaagcgctataaaatatgtaaatataacgcgcgcttgttatgcacattttacagcgcttcttcaaaaaagcgctgtcatatgcaccccattatatgagttatggatctgcttttagagcgctttttaacacaagcgctgtaaaatgcacacccataattttcatattatgggtctgcattttacagcgcttttgttgtacaATTTATAGCGCTTTCGTAAaatgtgcaccattaaagcgctttacaacaacattttacagcgctttttaaaaaaaacgctgtaaaatgtgtgtgtgtgtgtgtttttttttaaacgctgtaaattaattatttgaaatgaaaagcgctttttagctttttatggcatttttttaaaaaagcgctgtcttttatctttgtatccaaaattattttgatccaaaatcacttcacaatcagtgcacacaacaacaaaacatattcaaataccataagcagttcacacaatcagtagaacagaaatcagaactctgtaactttattaacatatatgtaactctgtaatttacaacctaattaactacattcagatacatatatacaacctaatttacaacctaattaactacattcagatacgtatatatatatatatatatttacaacctaaactacattcagatccatatgcatgttcatatattgtgtcctatgatcatttacatataataactaacagaatatacattatatgcactagctaccatataatattcagatcccttgcccagcagcaagctatttcccagaaaatcaaataattttcatgtcaagcacgtactgacaccattcttcctttaattccatcagatcttcctcagaatatgatggactggaattgtcaaagtactgcaatataaaaattgaacatattatattaagttagtatcaaatatatagataatttatatatgaaaatcatataatgcaaataccgtaccgtttctgggataatagttttattcttctcaacaatctccttcatgaatctcaatatgtagtacccacagtcgatgttatttgtttgacgagggcactttattgagatccatgtaatgttattcgacttctgcttcgacactttagcacctctttgagctcgataaacttttaaggcactatcgaatgaataaatgtgattattagagcatgaatatttatatatacatatatatatataaatatatatatgtaagaaataaatgaatattacttacgtgtcgagcatagtcTTTATTTCGGGGTGATTGCTGTAAttgccgtgcacgggatccaaatagtatataacttcagagaccgcattgattgcaaatagcacccaatgtgccctacaacaacaaaaaattggttaagcaattttgtttatacacaactaataaattaaattctcatcaattaaaaaagataaaattacgtaccctgaattatatggtgccaagaacaatttatcactttctatatttcctaaaaacatatctacaatgtatttttttacattctcTGGATCGAGTTTTCACATCGACAttttatgcggagacaagaatgagtatttgtttgacaatttcctcgtgcacacgaccttctcgtacaaaaaccttcaatgaaaattttaaactagattaattaccaatacatttaattaattacaaataaatgcaattaaaagtattttttaccttatgtacaagctgattacagtagcactcagctccctatgttcgagaagttcgtacatgtgctccttttcgaggtattcaacatactcatctccaaatatgtctttattcatgtgtacgatgggcgaatcgttgctgctgcccatgttcctttttatttggatgtcaagatatgccccgtatttaccaaggcgtggctgacttttattaggagcagcagcagcagcgaccgattttccccgatccagattttttgttgctgcaagtttggcagctttattaccctccagcctttgtagtttggcagccctattaacctccaatttttgaggtttgctgcctttttttggctgtaggggtggtttatttatttggacctacaaaaatgaggtaaaatgttagtttattgaatctgaaaaaatgacaaatcttaggcaataaatgtgacaaaccttttcgggagatgtaactgatttgtcttTGGGAATCATTTTTTGGAGGGCAACAAGgtttgtgggccatgccacgtaactactaatagcgtcgcttaagaactgcatatctccatcgttgtccggtatgagCAACGGTGCAGCtggttcgaaagcaacagtaggcgatactttgacatgactcgcggggatcggaatattgtgcaatacttctcccgaagtattgtacaatattccttttcccaccttccgttgagtaggcgaggacaagtataggacacatgtagtgacaccctacatcaatagttaaaacataagtacagttaatatataagtttgtttaatacataagtaattacataagcaagtaagtagtaagtaattaattacctcgggaatacttttcaaaccgacgttgcaactcccggtttcactctccatttgtatttcaggttggagctgaaccggaagttgcctGTCTTTATTCTTATTCACCAAGAGcgccacttgctctgataggattctgagcttctctaatacttcctcgttggaaggtttttggcgcttctcttgaggaaaaaagcttttgggagttacgccaaatcctttccccctaactcgaccggaatactcagggacattaaacactttcccaagaatgtccctgcaagtatccttgttaccctcttgagtttcagaactttgttcaataatttcctaaaatacatgtaacattaaaaagataagttcaatagcatttttaaaatacaatattaaaaaatattaaagtgataatatacttacacaaagttctacaacttttttgacattttcattatcaaccactccttctttattaacacgcgcttccttccacaatatatgacgacccaagggttgatcggcttgggtgtcttttctctattcgttaaaatcataaacaaaataatacaaattagttacacactatagtttataatacaaattacttcattatataaaagtgatgtttaattacttacaatttgttgttcaaggcgtgcatatcccatacgtgatttcttgtatgggtgttttgggttgcttgcccgttcgcgattagCCTTACtaattttctatataaaaaaaaatagcaattgtgtaaaaagttaaaatacgctacgaatatgaataataaaacacaaatgctaataaattaatcacttacgacaaacgccgggtcagaacgtttggaaacaaatgctctccattcatcctttgatatataatgttgatatatttttggaggttcagcatttgtgtttcgttctctatcttttagatagaaatttgagagatgggatctaaatccacgattgatcttcccagcaactctcaaaacatacgactttcgttcctcatcaagaacaaaagttgtctgcaatgaaaacaattataagtaatgtattttacagaaaaaaaattataaatgacaaaagagtagatcaaaaaatttacttgaatgtcattccatataatatctttggcatccttcaacgccttatctctccagttgtctattgtaattgggacattttgacgaacaacagccccaatatagcttacaaacatggagcttatatgaatgccttttacagcgcttttacacataagcgctctaaaatgtctctttatgttaattttaaaaggtttttttacagcgcttttcccaataaGCGAGGTAAAAGACTctgtgtgttattatgttatatgaatgttgtttacagcgcttttacacataagcgctctaaaatgtatctttatgttaattttaaaaggctcttttacaacgctttttccaataagcgctgtaaaaggacttattgtttttgtgttttgttatgttatgttattttttaaacaagctcaacatgcatgcaaaacccacataactggtcaccaccaaaatctcttctccttttatgcatcttcttcacaaacatcaaagcttactctttcacaattcaatctccacctcaacaccctttttatctctttacattctctttccttcttaaatcgaaacttggtattcaggatcattgccatgttgcgaaaaatgggtttgtgtctgatgtttttgttaacaatgtgtttttggggattcccatgatgcgtacaaggtgtttgaagaaatgggtttgtgtctgatgttttttggattcccatgatgcgtacaaggtgtttgaagaaattaggtgtctgatgaatattatttttaaagcttttttacagctgCTTTGtgaaataagcgctgtaaaatgtcttttttacttattttcaaaagagtcgtttacagcgctttgtgtgaaaagcactgtaaaaggtataaaacactcattattttatttttaaaaggatcttttacagcgctttttaatataagcgctgtaaaatgtctctttattttatttttgtgtttgatttatttgggttgggatgacattaaaaacatttttatcattgtttattggattaaaaatattgttatcattgtctttatcacaatactttaggagatgatgaattattagaaatgagaacttctgaagaatctatatatatatgcactgagcaaaagagaatctctctattcagttcagttcagttcatgtaaattactaatttatattcagttcagttcatgtaaatcaagctaaatataaaacactcattgttacatgaacttggtataaaacactcaaatcaagctaaatataagcagaaaataaattaatcagaacttagtataaaacactcaattcagattacatgcatatttacaataacacagttcagattacatgcatagcttatataaaacaattaaacatatacattaagatgcccttcttcttttcctggtgacattcacatttgtttgtccatttacaatacgaaacgatggattaatccaaattccctcatcatgatcatctctaagatataaaccatcatcagttgaatcaatttcatgtggttgttgtgatgttgcaaataaaagatcattaccaacatcttcatcattattgttatcatcacttattttattggtcgataggacaacagaccatttatcattagaaggatcagtgacataaaacacttgttgagcttgcgacgctaaaataaaaggctcgtctttgtatcccaccctattaaaatcgacaagcaagaatcctgactcatcaatccgaacgccattattattatcgacccacttgcaaccaaatatgggaacacgaaacattgtgtagtctaactcccatatgcgctcgataaccccaaaatatgatagatttgcatatattgggtttttgtcttttgcacttgagacatgcatcgcttcagctacgagagtgactccactattttgcatagtggtctgatcatcttgttctttggtataaaatgtgtagccgttaataacataaccagtgtaagaaaagacatgtaagctcggaccatttgctagccacctcaatctatttgaaattgatccggggtctatatcaaattttgacattatgtgattttttaaccatgttacaaaacttcgattgtgctctcgagttatccaattttgattcctattcatgttcaaacgagataactgatcaatgtgtattgtaacatacggttgaacctcatcatcattgtgcagaacatacaattgtgcctgctcccattctgtccttgatatagtcagtagtctccttccagttatcccttctcctgatagtcttcccgaatgacgagacatgggaagccctatggattcaacattggacagatattcagtacaaaattcagcagcctcttcaacaatgtatcgttcagcaatacaaccttctggtcgacttctactttttacgtacccttttaatattttcatatatcgttctatcggatacatccatctcatataagctggcccacaaagttgtgtctccttaaccagatgaacagtaaggtgaaccattatatcaaaaaacgatggtgggaaatacatttcaagctcacacaaagtaacaacaatttccctctgcaatgtcggtaatttctgagggtcgatcactttactacaaatttccctgaagaagaaacataatctagttaaggctagtcgaactttttcaggtaaaatggaacgtatacctattggtagcaaatgctccattataatatgacaatcatgggtcttcaaaccttttaacttgaggtctttcatacaaaccaaatttttaatgttcgaagagtatccttctggaactttaacttcgtgtagaaatttacataaaacaattttttcctttctagatagagtatgagcggctggaggtagatatgtgcgatttcctttctttactggagccagttcatttcttattcccatatcgaccaagtccaatcttgcattgacgccatctttagactttcctggaacattgagtaacgtaccaataacactttcaaatacatttttttcaatatgcatcacatcgaggaaatgtcttacatacaatgacttccaatatggcaattcaaagaaaattgactttttcttccacccagttttcaccagctctcccgcaaaaggtttgccaaatttattggtcaaaccttgtactttttcaagtatttgatatccagtcggtgctaaaggagctttaccttcctctgattttccattgaatgcatttctccacccacgatactgatgactataaggtaaaaatctacgatgtccaagaaacacattcttcttacaatgtttcaaccgcatccaatttgtactctcttcacatataggacatgcacactgacctttaatgctatatcctgataaattaccatatgctggaaaatcattaattgtgccgaacaacatagccctcaaattgaaacactttttcctatacccatcataaacttccacacctgtctcccacagaatttttaaatcttcaattaaaggagtcaagtatacgtcgatatcattccccggttgtttgggtccagaaattaacagagacaacatcataaacttacgcttcatacataaccatggaggtaggttatatattaccaaaatcacaggccacgtgctatgtgagatgctttgaagaccatgtggattcattccatcagtagaaagtgcaagtcttagatttcttgactctatcccgaattcaggatactcgtgatcaatttttgcccattgtggggaatctgcagggtgtcgaaacattccatctctaattctttcatctgcatgccatgtcaagtgttttgaatcttcttcactgcgatacatgcgcctaaatcttggtattataggaaaataccacacgacttttgctggagtagattctttcttcttatatcgagagacattgcatttcggacacgccttaagtagttcatattcgtttcgaaataaaatgcaatcgttaggacacgcatgaatcctttcgtaactcattccaatagaacacaaaatccgtttagcctcgtaggttcgactgggaagttcattatcatctggcaacatatcttttatgagtgttaataattccgtaaagcttttatcagaccatccattactcgcttttaagttgtacaactttaatatcgctgacagtcttgtgaatttagtacaaccattatataattctttctctgcatcactcaacaaactttcaaacattttaggacaatctcgaagatcttcttcaactgcttttgcaatctcatcaactcggtccggctcatatgtatctgtatcgaaatcagttgaagcatatgtagaactattctcaaaattaatgtttcctttttttttctcaccatgtcttatccaacatgtgtagctttgatcaattccattacatactagatgtccttctaattcatcttctctaatatatatatatataacaatttttagtagatttaatatatatataacaaaacataacagatcatgtgtaaaaaatacctgagacaacgtagatggccgcacagtacgtagaggatattagggttcccaacatatacaattatttgaaagatgtcgaggatatgagggtttccaacgtatataattatttgaaagatgcagtttacaacgcttgtgaaaaaagcgctgtaataggtagttaaaNNNNNNNNNNNNNNNNNNNNNNNNNNNNNNNNNNNNNNNNNNNNNNNNNNNNNNNNNNNNNNNNNNNNNNNNNNNNNNNNNNNNNNNNNNNNNNNNNNNNNNNNNNNNNNNNNNNNNNNNNNNNNNNNNNNNNNNNNNNNNNNNNNNNNNNNNNNNNNNNNNNNNNNNNNNNNNcgtgatgcgcaaacgttatatgacctaccacagcgcttgttttacagcgcttgtcatcaaaagcgctgtaaaaggttccgttatttttaaaatataattacaacagcgcttgtgtttagcaagcgctgtaaaatgggcgctgttaaatgttatttttggcgtagtgtattCTTTACTATAAAACTAAGCACATTTGCTAAATTAGATTTATGTATATTATGGTAAAACATTAATGTGGCATATCCATGATGGAATACTCAATAGATTAGTCTAAAGtacaatatttaattacaaaataattgagcaacatcttttaactaattgaaaAGTTGATTAAGTGAGTGATGATCTAAATTTATAGGTTAGGTTGATCATTTAAATGCTTTCAATGTCTATNNNNNNNNNNNNNNNNNNNNNNNNNNNNNNNNNNNNNNNNNNNNNNNNNNNNNNNNNNNNNNNNNNNNNNNNNNNNNNNNNNNNNNNNNNNNNNNNNNNNNNNNNNNNNNNNNNNNNNNNNNNNNNNNNNNNNNNNNNNNNNNNNNNNNNNNNNNNNNNNNNNNNNNNNNNNNNNNNNNNNNNNNNNNNNNNNNNNNNNNNNNNNNNNNNNNNNNNNNNNNNNNNNNNNNNNNNNNNNNNNNNNNNNNNNNNNNNNNNNNNNNNNNNNNNNNNNNNNNNNNNNNNNNNNNNNNNNNNNNNNNNNNNNNNNNNNNNNNNNNNNNNNNNNNNNNNNNNNNNNNNNNNNNNNNNNNNNNNNNNNNNNNNNNNNNNNNNNNNNNNNNNNNNNNNNNNNNNNNNNNNNNNNNNNNNNNNNNNNNNNNNNNNNNNNNNNNNNNNNNNNNNNNNNNNNNNNNNNNNNNNNNNNNNNNNNNNNNNNNNNNNNNNNNNNNNNNNNNNNNNNNNNNNNNNNNNNNNNNNNNNNNNNNNNNNNNNNNNNNNNNNNNNNNNNNNNNNNNNNNNNNNNNNNNNNNNNNNNNNNNNNNNNNNNNNNNNNNNNNNNNNNNNNNNNNNNNNNNNNNNNNNNNNNNNNNNNNNNNNNNNNNNNNNNNNNNNNNNNNNNNNNNNNNNNNNNNNNNNNNNNNNNNNNNNNNNNNNNNNNNNNNNNNNNNNNNNNNNNNNNNNNNNNNNNNNNNNNNNNNNNNNNNNNNNNNNNNNNNNNNNNNNNNNNNNNNNNNNNNNNNNNNNNNNNNNNNNNNNNNNNNNNNNNNNNNNNNNNNNNNNNNNNNNNNNNNNNNNNNNNNatatttcataaaatttgtaGGAATTAATTAGATTATTGTCATAAAGATTTATGAAATCAGAATGTATTTATCAAAATGATGCACTTATAGAAAGTGGTGTAGATATACTTACAGTGTCAAATAGTATTTCTTGACTAAGGAGTTCACGACTCAGTTCTCCTTTAgatgtgttttgaaaattgaCTTCTATTAATTTAAGTTGTGcagtttttaatatatataatgtattaCAATTAGAATATACAATAAGAAAATATGTAGTTTGAATACCTCTTCAGTTTAAAATTGTTCCTTAATTGCAGCAATAAGTGCAGCATCAGTTCATGACTTATTAACAGAACACTGTTTTGAAGATGGTTATAGTTTTACACGAAAAGCTAGAGTGGTCTCCATTATATCTTGAAGTTATGATGGATATATCCTTATGTCAGTATCACCAGCCTTTAACATGTTTTAGGTAAATGAGTTATGTCATATTATGTGGTAAACAATAAATATCCAAACTATGAAGTTACTTGGACTAAGCATTATATACATGCCTCAATCGTATTCTTCCTCATTGGAAATGCTGAAATTCCAATTGAAGTGCTGAATTTCCAAGTAGTGAAGTACAATCCTGGTCTCACATAAGGAATTTACAAAAGCAATTGTCGTGGAAAACTTCAATGATCATTTTCTACATGTTTTATGTTGTTAGCATTGATATCAATAAGTGTTTGATATAAGAACTGtaatattgatttataaattcTGATAAATTAAGGTTGAATATTGAACTACTCTTATGGACTATTTGCTTTTAGTTtgggaaaaaaatttatatcctTATATGAAAGTTAAGAGAAAATCTTTCATATAGTAACACTAACACTTAATAATATACAAATTGTTTCTACTTTATTCCACATGCCTATAAGTTAGAAAATTGTAACCATTTAGTTTTACTTTGATTTaacaatatattttgaattataaagaacaaataaaattaaatacgtgtaaaatataaaaaaaaacaccatcTATTAAAGTTTGATGTACCTTGGAATTGGTTCGTCAACCTGAACACCACATTTACATTGATAATTTGTAATCCCTTCTTTAGCTTTGGTTGTGCAATTAGTGAAACAAATCTGCTAACTAAAGATGAGTGGTCGACATCGTTAAAATCGCTTGACCTATAATCAGGCTAAATCATAACTGCAACATTTGGAAGACACTTGTAAAGAGTTGGTCAACTTACTGATTTCTGAATTCCTTGAATTGGTGCGTGTTTTCATTGATAAGAAGTTTAGTTCCACTCCATGCATTAGTGATTGTGTGTCCGTTGTTTCCTGCCGTATAgaactaattaattaacaacTACATTTAAGTAAATTCTTACAAACGAAATCTTTCATTAACAAAACATTGTTTTGAAGATGGTTGTAGTTTTACACGAAAAGCTAGAGTGGTCCCCATTAAATCTTGAAGTTATGATGGATATATCCTTATGTTAGTATCACCGACCTTTAACATGTTTCAGGTAAATGAGTTATGTCATATTATGTGGTAAACAATAAATATCCAAACTATGAAGTTACTTGGACTAAAGCATTATATACATGCCTCAATCATATTCTTCCTCATTTGAAGTGCTGAAATTCCAAGTAGTGAAGTACAATTCTGGTCTCACATAAGGAATTTACAAAAGCAATTGTCGTGGAAAACTTCAATGATCattttttacatgttttatGTTGTTAGTATTGATATCAATAAGTGTTTGATATAAGGACTGtaatattgatttataaattcTGATAAATTAAGGTTAAATATTGAACTACTCTTATGGGCTATTTGCTTTTAgtttggaaaaaaatttatatcctTATATGACAGTTAAGAGAAAACTTTTCATATAGTAACTTTAACCCTTAATAATATACAAATTGTTTCTACTTTATTCTATATGCCAATAAGTTAGAAAATTATAACCAAGAGAAAACCTTTCATATAGTAACATTAACCTTTAATAATATGCAAATTGTTTATACTTTAATCCATATTCCAATAAGTTAGAAAATTGTAACCATTTAGTTTTACTTTGATTGgacaatatattttgaattatgaagaacaaataaaattacatacgtctaaaatagaaaaaacacCATCTATTAAAGTTTGACGTACCTCGGAATTGGTTCGTCAACTTGAACACCACATTTACATTGATAATTTGCAATCCCTTCTTTAGTTTTGATTGTGCAATTAGTGCAACCAAGATAAAATCAATCGAATTTGTATGACACAACCTTTGACAGAGTTACCACAGTGACACAAATCATTTCTTAAAAACCATGTTGTAATTGAAAATTTACTACTTAATAGAAAAAAGATTACTTATAAACAAAACTGCTAACTAAAGATGAGTGGTCGACATCATTAAAATCGTTTGACCTATAATCAGTCTAAATCATAACTGCAACATTTGGAAGACACTTGTAAAGAGTTGATCAACTTACTGATTTCTGAATTCTTTGAATTGGTGCGTGTTTTCATTGATAAGAAGTTTAGTTTCACTCCATGCATTAGTGATAGTATGCCTGTTGTTTCTCGCCATATAGACCTAATTAATTAACAACTATATTTAAGTAAATTCTAACAAACGAAATTTTTCATTAAACAATTAGTACTTAGCATGTCACCAAAGGTTGGGCTCAAATTCCAAACAAGAA contains:
- the LOC140921059 gene encoding uncharacterized protein, yielding MGYARLEQQIRKDTQADQPLGRHILWKEARVNKEGVVDNENVKKVVELCEIIEQSSETQEGNKDTCRDILGKVFNVPEYSGRVRGKGFGVTPKSFFPQEKRQKPSNEEVLEKLRILSEQVALLVNKNKDRQLPVQLQPEIQMESETGSCNVGLKSIPEVINYLLLTCLCNYLCIKQTYILTVLMF